One region of Chryseobacterium sp. SORGH_AS_0447 genomic DNA includes:
- a CDS encoding type II 3-dehydroquinate dehydratase, translated as MKILIVNGPNLNLLGTREPEIYGTVSMEDYLDKLRSEFPALELEYYQSNIEGEIINCLQKTDFDALVINPGAYTHYSYAIADCLKNIQKPKVEVHISNIYKREEFRQKSVTAAHTDTVLSGFGMEGYRLAILSLAGV; from the coding sequence ATGAAAATTTTAATTGTAAACGGCCCCAATCTCAATCTGCTGGGAACCCGGGAACCTGAGATCTACGGAACTGTTTCCATGGAGGATTACCTGGACAAACTGAGATCCGAATTTCCCGCGCTGGAACTGGAATATTATCAGTCGAACATCGAGGGGGAAATTATTAATTGTCTCCAGAAGACCGATTTTGATGCGCTGGTGATCAATCCCGGTGCTTATACCCATTATTCGTATGCGATTGCGGATTGTTTAAAGAATATTCAAAAGCCAAAAGTTGAGGTTCATATCAGCAATATTTATAAAAGAGAAGAATTCCGGCAGAAATCGGTAACGGCAGCCCATACGGATACAGTACTGTCAGGGTTTGGAATGGAAGGATACCGACTGGCGATATTGAGTCTGGCTGGTGTTTAA
- a CDS encoding GYDIA family GHMP kinase — MGEIFSPGKLMLTSEYFAMDGALVLAVPTRLGQEFSFEEVRDARSLIFWEAFHQGKIWLKAVIDYRSWQVLETNIPSSAEFILKTLKNVQALSSIRFKADFTYHLKTNLQFPANYGLGSSSTLMNNLAEWAEVDPFHLNKISLGGSGYDIAVAKEKSAVLYRSVPEITYEKVNFDPPFKNDLIFIHLNQKQDSREGISFYRSKNKSQKHVDEFSDLTRNILLCNELENFSQLMLIHEQKISHFLEIPTVKELYFKDCPVFVKSLGAWGGDFVMSSKFDGFRDYFWGKGFTTIFDYSDLVY; from the coding sequence ATGGGCGAGATATTTTCACCGGGAAAGCTGATGCTTACTTCAGAATATTTCGCAATGGACGGAGCTCTTGTCTTAGCGGTACCTACACGGCTGGGACAAGAGTTTTCTTTTGAAGAAGTACGGGATGCACGATCCCTTATTTTCTGGGAAGCCTTTCATCAGGGAAAAATATGGCTGAAAGCAGTGATAGACTATCGAAGCTGGCAGGTTTTAGAGACCAATATTCCCTCAAGTGCTGAATTCATTCTAAAAACCTTAAAAAACGTCCAGGCGCTTTCTTCGATCAGATTCAAAGCTGATTTTACCTACCATTTAAAAACCAATCTCCAGTTTCCGGCAAACTATGGCTTAGGCAGCAGCTCTACGTTAATGAATAATCTTGCGGAATGGGCAGAGGTTGATCCTTTCCATTTAAATAAGATAAGCCTGGGAGGAAGCGGGTATGATATTGCCGTTGCCAAAGAGAAATCGGCAGTGCTGTACCGAAGTGTTCCGGAAATTACTTATGAAAAGGTAAATTTTGATCCTCCTTTTAAAAATGACCTTATTTTTATTCATCTGAATCAGAAGCAGGACAGCCGTGAAGGAATCAGCTTTTACCGTTCAAAAAATAAGTCTCAAAAACACGTCGATGAATTTTCGGATCTTACAAGAAATATTTTACTATGTAACGAATTGGAAAATTTTTCGCAGCTAATGTTAATTCATGAGCAAAAAATATCGCATTTCCTTGAAATTCCTACAGTTAAAGAGCTGTATTTCAAAGACTGCCCGGTTTTTGTTAAAAGTCTGGGCGCATGGGGAGGAGATTTTGTGATGAGCTCAAAATTTGACGGCTTTAGGGACTATTTTTGGGGAAAAGGTTTTACCACAATTTTTGACTATTCCGATCTAGTTTATTGA
- a CDS encoding CusA/CzcA family heavy metal efflux RND transporter has product MLDTIIQFSIRNKTVIGLMTLFLIIWGVWSASRLPIDAVPDITNNQVQIITTCPTLAGQEVEQLVTFPIEQSIANIPDIEETRSISRFGLSVVTVVFKENADLYFVRQLINEKLKEAAEQIPKGIGMPELAPVSTGLGEVYQYILHPKKGSEKKYDPKELRAMQDWIVRRQLNGTPGIAEINSFGGQLKQYEVAIDTNRLRAMGVSITDIFTALEKNNQNTGGAYIDKKPNAYFIRGIGIVKSLEDIRNISVKNETGSVPVFIKDVAEVRFGSAVRYGAMTYNGKVDAVGGVVMMLKGANSHEVVNNIKARIPVIQKSLPDDVVIEPFLDRTDLVGRAMKTVEKNLIEGALIVIFVLVVFLGNLRAGLIVASAIPLSLLFALGMMNVFGVSANLMSLGAIDFGLIVDGAVIIVEATLHHLGLRRSTQRLTQAEMDEEVFRSASKIRKSAAFGEIIILIVYIPILTLVGVEGKMFTPMAKTVGFAILGALILSLTYIPVMSALFLSKKPIHKETFSDKLMNRLQHIYQPLLSKAVKYKYIIVSATGAVFIVTLFIFKNMGGEFIPQLQEGDYAFHCILPQGSSLSQSIETSMQASRIIKQFDEVKMVIGKTGSAEVPTDPMPPEASDLIIVLKPQDEWKSKKSYEELSDEIMEKLEVIPGVFFEKNQPIQMRFNELMTGIRQDVAVKIFGENLDSLSMYADKVAKTIQTVKGTTAPQIERISGLPQINVEYDRTRMANYGLNIEEVNDVLSTAFAGKSAGQVFENERRFDLVVRLDSLHRTHIDDVRNLMISTPSGTQIPLSQVADIGYKLGPAQISREEGKRRIVIGFNVKDRDVESVVKDIQAKLDHMKLPSGYYFTYGGQFENLQAAAKRLMIAVPVSLLLIFMLLYFTFRSFRQAILIFTAIPMSAIGGIFALLIRDMPFSISAGIGFIALFGVAVLNGIVLIGTFNELEKEGEKSVLKRVFEGTKIRLRPVLMTATVASLGFLPMAVSTGAGAEVQKPLATVVIGGLVTATFLTLFVLPMLYLIFNDGISGKKINTKPVTAVIILMFLFSGPFWNAQVRPISVQQALEMAAGNNLGIQSKNGSVQSAEALRGTAKELPKLNFDAQLGQYNSPKFDQSFSVSQSIPFPTLFKAKKELISENIRSRQIDREITLNELMKQVRTYYYQIEYLQYNQLKLQSLDSLYQDFIRIATVRFKAGDIKKIEINTAETQKGEIGLLLNQNKVYLNNAYSSLKTLLNTAEKIEVPLNKNYEPLKAENFLDSTAVEGNPVLRSFYQEIEVAEKNKQVEKSQGLPEFSIGYTNQSLTGFHTRNGQEQFYNSGDRFHAVTLGIAIPLTFGATKARVQSLEYQKQAAETQAKLQEKQLLTQLTNAWSQYEQDVLQYDYYVKNAIPNAEKIVKAAQLGYKTGEISYVEYLFALRTATDIQLKYLESIQQVNQSVITINSILNK; this is encoded by the coding sequence GTGTTAGATACCATTATACAATTCAGCATCAGAAATAAAACCGTCATCGGACTGATGACTCTGTTTCTGATCATCTGGGGTGTCTGGAGCGCTTCCAGGCTGCCCATTGATGCGGTACCGGATATTACCAACAACCAGGTACAAATCATCACTACTTGTCCCACTTTGGCAGGGCAGGAAGTCGAACAGCTCGTTACTTTTCCCATTGAGCAGAGTATAGCCAATATTCCGGATATTGAAGAAACCAGAAGTATTTCAAGGTTCGGATTATCGGTTGTGACCGTTGTCTTTAAAGAAAATGCAGACCTCTATTTTGTCCGTCAGCTGATTAATGAAAAGCTGAAGGAAGCAGCGGAACAGATTCCCAAGGGGATCGGAATGCCTGAACTCGCACCGGTAAGCACCGGCCTGGGTGAAGTTTACCAATACATTCTCCATCCGAAAAAAGGAAGCGAAAAGAAATATGATCCCAAAGAACTCCGTGCAATGCAGGACTGGATCGTGAGAAGACAGCTAAACGGAACACCGGGAATAGCAGAAATCAACAGTTTCGGAGGACAGCTGAAACAGTACGAAGTCGCCATAGATACTAACCGCCTGAGAGCAATGGGAGTAAGCATCACCGATATTTTTACGGCACTGGAAAAAAACAACCAAAACACCGGTGGTGCATATATCGATAAAAAACCGAATGCCTATTTCATCCGTGGCATCGGGATCGTGAAATCCCTGGAGGATATAAGGAATATTTCCGTTAAAAATGAAACGGGAAGCGTTCCTGTTTTTATAAAAGACGTGGCAGAAGTCCGTTTCGGAAGTGCGGTACGGTACGGAGCCATGACCTACAACGGCAAAGTAGATGCGGTAGGAGGGGTCGTCATGATGCTGAAAGGAGCCAATAGCCATGAAGTCGTAAACAACATCAAGGCCAGAATCCCGGTCATCCAGAAGTCGCTCCCAGACGATGTAGTCATCGAACCGTTCCTGGACAGGACCGATCTGGTGGGAAGGGCCATGAAAACTGTTGAGAAAAATCTCATAGAAGGAGCACTGATCGTCATTTTTGTCCTGGTCGTTTTCCTTGGAAACCTGAGAGCAGGGCTCATTGTAGCATCTGCTATCCCGCTTTCTTTATTGTTTGCGTTGGGAATGATGAATGTCTTCGGGGTAAGTGCCAATCTGATGAGCCTTGGCGCTATCGATTTCGGACTGATTGTGGACGGCGCCGTAATTATCGTTGAAGCCACTCTTCATCATCTGGGGCTGAGAAGATCCACACAAAGACTTACGCAGGCGGAAATGGATGAGGAAGTTTTTCGCTCTGCATCAAAAATCAGGAAAAGCGCGGCTTTTGGTGAAATCATTATTCTTATCGTGTATATTCCTATTCTTACCCTGGTGGGAGTAGAAGGGAAAATGTTCACGCCCATGGCCAAGACGGTAGGATTTGCCATTCTGGGAGCGTTGATCTTATCACTCACCTACATTCCGGTGATGAGCGCTTTGTTCTTATCTAAAAAGCCAATACATAAAGAAACTTTTTCGGATAAACTGATGAACAGGCTTCAGCATATCTACCAGCCTTTGTTAAGCAAAGCGGTAAAATATAAATATATCATTGTCTCTGCAACAGGGGCGGTTTTTATCGTGACTCTATTTATATTTAAAAATATGGGCGGGGAGTTTATTCCACAGCTGCAGGAAGGCGATTATGCATTTCACTGCATTCTTCCGCAGGGAAGCTCATTGAGCCAGAGCATCGAAACGTCCATGCAGGCTTCAAGGATTATCAAGCAGTTTGATGAGGTAAAAATGGTAATCGGTAAAACAGGTTCCGCAGAAGTTCCGACCGATCCGATGCCTCCCGAAGCTTCTGATCTGATTATTGTTTTAAAACCACAGGATGAATGGAAATCCAAAAAATCATACGAAGAATTATCCGATGAAATCATGGAAAAGCTGGAAGTGATTCCCGGTGTGTTTTTTGAAAAGAACCAGCCGATTCAGATGCGGTTCAATGAGCTGATGACCGGGATCCGCCAGGACGTGGCTGTCAAGATTTTCGGCGAGAACCTGGATTCCTTATCCATGTATGCGGATAAAGTCGCAAAAACGATTCAGACCGTAAAAGGAACGACAGCTCCGCAGATCGAGCGCATCAGCGGGCTTCCGCAGATTAATGTAGAATACGACCGGACAAGGATGGCCAATTACGGGCTGAACATTGAAGAAGTCAACGATGTCTTAAGCACGGCCTTTGCAGGGAAGAGTGCCGGTCAGGTGTTTGAAAACGAAAGACGTTTCGATCTGGTGGTCCGCCTCGACAGCCTTCACCGGACCCATATTGATGATGTCCGCAATCTGATGATCTCTACGCCTTCAGGAACTCAGATCCCGCTGTCCCAGGTGGCTGACATCGGGTATAAATTAGGCCCGGCGCAGATCAGCCGTGAGGAAGGGAAGCGGAGGATCGTCATCGGGTTTAACGTGAAAGACCGGGATGTGGAAAGTGTAGTGAAAGACATTCAGGCCAAGCTGGATCATATGAAATTGCCTTCAGGCTACTATTTTACCTACGGCGGGCAGTTTGAAAACTTACAGGCTGCCGCCAAAAGGCTGATGATTGCAGTTCCGGTGTCCCTGTTGCTGATTTTCATGCTGCTGTATTTTACCTTCCGTTCATTCAGGCAAGCCATCTTGATCTTTACCGCTATTCCGATGAGTGCCATCGGAGGTATTTTTGCCCTGCTCATCAGAGATATGCCCTTCAGCATCAGCGCGGGAATCGGCTTTATTGCATTATTCGGGGTTGCCGTACTTAACGGGATCGTGCTGATCGGAACTTTTAATGAACTGGAAAAAGAAGGTGAAAAGAGTGTATTGAAGAGAGTATTTGAAGGAACAAAGATCAGGCTGAGGCCGGTCCTGATGACGGCTACCGTTGCTTCATTAGGATTTTTGCCGATGGCGGTCTCTACGGGAGCTGGAGCCGAAGTGCAGAAACCGTTGGCCACTGTGGTAATCGGCGGTTTGGTAACAGCGACTTTCCTCACCCTTTTTGTCCTGCCGATGCTGTATCTCATCTTTAATGATGGAATTTCAGGAAAGAAAATAAATACAAAACCCGTGACGGCAGTTATCATATTGATGTTTTTGTTTTCCGGACCGTTCTGGAATGCGCAGGTCAGGCCAATCTCCGTGCAACAGGCGTTAGAAATGGCAGCCGGTAATAATTTAGGTATACAGTCAAAAAATGGGAGCGTACAATCGGCGGAAGCATTGAGAGGAACGGCGAAAGAACTTCCGAAGCTTAATTTCGACGCCCAGCTGGGCCAATACAACAGTCCGAAATTCGACCAATCGTTTTCCGTATCACAGAGCATTCCTTTTCCGACTCTGTTCAAAGCAAAAAAAGAATTGATCAGCGAAAATATCAGGAGCCGTCAGATCGACAGAGAAATTACTTTGAACGAACTGATGAAGCAGGTCCGGACCTATTATTACCAGATTGAGTATTTACAGTACAATCAATTAAAGCTGCAAAGCCTTGACAGCCTGTACCAGGATTTTATAAGAATTGCTACGGTTAGGTTCAAAGCAGGAGATATTAAAAAAATCGAGATCAACACTGCGGAAACCCAGAAAGGGGAGATTGGCCTTCTGCTAAATCAGAATAAAGTCTATCTGAACAACGCTTACAGCAGTCTGAAAACCCTTCTGAATACTGCTGAAAAAATTGAAGTTCCGCTTAATAAAAACTATGAACCTTTGAAAGCGGAAAACTTCTTAGACAGCACGGCAGTTGAAGGTAACCCCGTGTTAAGGTCCTTTTATCAGGAAATAGAAGTTGCGGAAAAGAACAAACAGGTTGAAAAATCCCAGGGTCTCCCGGAATTCAGTATCGGTTATACAAATCAGTCGCTTACAGGATTTCATACCAGAAACGGGCAGGAACAGTTCTACAATTCGGGAGACCGGTTTCATGCCGTAACCTTGGGTATAGCGATCCCGCTTACTTTCGGAGCTACAAAAGCACGGGTGCAGTCCCTGGAATATCAGAAACAGGCAGCGGAAACCCAGGCAAAACTTCAGGAAAAGCAGCTGCTGACCCAGCTGACAAATGCGTGGAGCCAGTATGAACAGGATGTCCTGCAATATGATTACTATGTGAAAAATGCTATCCCGAATGCTGAAAAAATTGTAAAAGCAGCGCAATTGGGGTATAAAACAGGCGAAATTTCCTATGTGGAATACCTGTTTGCCTTACGGACCGCTACCGATATCCAGCTGAAGTACCTGGAATCCATTCAGCAGGTCAATCAGTCGGTGATCACCATTAATTCAATCCTCAATAAATAA
- the fabD gene encoding ACP S-malonyltransferase, with amino-acid sequence MKALVFPGQGSQFVGMGKELYDSRKDIKDMMESANEILGFDILSIMFSGTDEDLKKTEVTQPSIFIHSVAALKAVNGLGAEMVAGHSLGEFSALVANGVLSFDDGLKLVSERAKAMQAACDANPSSMAAILGLEDAKVEEICAQISGIVVPANYNCPGQLVISGETSAVEEACTKMKEAGAKRALLLPVNGAFHSPLMQPAQERLAAAIEQTKFRKAMIPVYQNITTTAVSDPDEVKKNLIAQLTGPVKWTQSVQNMIKDGATKFVEVGPGKTLQGLIKKIDATVDMASAI; translated from the coding sequence ATGAAAGCACTTGTATTTCCAGGGCAGGGTTCTCAGTTCGTAGGAATGGGAAAAGAGTTGTACGATTCCAGAAAAGACATTAAGGATATGATGGAATCTGCCAATGAAATTTTAGGGTTTGATATCCTTTCCATCATGTTCAGCGGAACGGATGAAGACCTTAAAAAAACCGAGGTTACCCAACCTTCAATTTTTATACATTCCGTTGCTGCGCTGAAAGCCGTAAATGGTTTGGGCGCTGAAATGGTGGCAGGACATTCCTTAGGGGAATTTTCAGCATTGGTTGCCAATGGCGTTCTGTCTTTCGACGACGGGCTGAAGCTGGTTTCCGAAAGGGCAAAAGCGATGCAGGCGGCTTGTGATGCTAATCCGAGCTCTATGGCTGCAATTTTAGGATTGGAAGATGCTAAAGTTGAAGAAATATGTGCACAGATCAGCGGTATTGTGGTGCCTGCCAATTATAACTGTCCGGGACAGCTGGTAATCTCAGGGGAAACATCCGCCGTAGAAGAGGCTTGTACAAAAATGAAAGAAGCCGGTGCTAAAAGAGCTTTGCTGTTGCCGGTAAACGGAGCGTTTCACTCTCCTTTGATGCAGCCTGCACAGGAAAGACTGGCCGCAGCCATCGAGCAGACCAAATTCAGAAAGGCAATGATCCCGGTATATCAGAATATTACCACAACGGCGGTTTCTGATCCGGATGAAGTCAAGAAAAACCTGATTGCCCAGCTGACGGGACCTGTAAAATGGACACAGTCCGTACAGAATATGATTAAAGACGGTGCTACAAAATTCGTAGAAGTAGGACCGGGAAAAACATTACAGGGACTTATCAAAAAAATTGATGCTACCGTAGATATGGCTTCTGCCATCTAA
- the pckA gene encoding phosphoenolpyruvate carboxykinase (ATP), whose amino-acid sequence MKNAKIIQDLEKLGIKGNYEVVYNPSYEELYQAEVCPENQGFEKAELTESGAVSVKTGIFTGRSPKDRYIVQDDVTRETIFWDGKVNLPTTPETFSSCKELVLDQLSDAKKIYVVDSFCGTNADTRLKVRFIMEVAWQAHFVTNMFIRPSHYELENFGAPDFTVINGSKTTNPHWEEQGLNSENFVMFNLTEKLQIIGGTWYGGEMKKGMFAMMNYYLPLKGMASMHCSANVGEEGDVALFFGLSGTGKTTLSADPKRYLIGDDEHGWDNNGVFNYEGGCYAKVIDLSAEKEPDIFRAIKRDALLENVVVNNGISDYTDGSITENTRVSYPIYHINKIVLPSKAGHAKKIVYLSADAFGVLPPVSILDENQAQYHFLCGYTSKLAGTERGITEPEPSFSPAFGEAFLTLHPTMYSKTLIGKMKEHGAKAYLVNTGWNGTGKRISLKDTRAIIDAIIDGSIENAPKTRIPIMNLEIPTELPNVSEGILDPRDTYSNAGEWEEKARDLAAKYIKNFEQYCNTEDGKKLIPSGPQLQTQTTN is encoded by the coding sequence ATGAAAAACGCTAAAATCATCCAGGATTTAGAGAAATTAGGGATTAAGGGAAACTATGAAGTCGTTTACAATCCTTCTTATGAGGAATTGTATCAGGCTGAAGTTTGTCCTGAAAATCAGGGCTTTGAAAAAGCTGAGCTTACGGAATCTGGCGCAGTATCAGTAAAAACAGGAATTTTCACAGGTCGTTCACCTAAAGACAGGTACATAGTTCAGGATGATGTTACAAGAGAAACCATTTTCTGGGACGGTAAAGTAAACCTGCCGACGACACCCGAAACTTTCAGCTCTTGTAAAGAATTAGTGCTGGACCAGCTTTCTGATGCTAAAAAAATCTATGTTGTCGATTCATTCTGCGGTACCAATGCAGATACGAGATTAAAAGTAAGGTTTATTATGGAGGTAGCGTGGCAGGCGCATTTCGTTACCAATATGTTCATCCGTCCGTCCCATTACGAACTGGAAAACTTCGGTGCACCGGATTTTACGGTAATCAACGGTTCCAAAACCACCAATCCGCATTGGGAAGAGCAAGGATTGAATTCTGAAAACTTTGTGATGTTCAACCTTACTGAAAAACTTCAGATCATCGGTGGTACCTGGTATGGCGGAGAAATGAAAAAAGGAATGTTTGCGATGATGAACTATTACCTTCCGCTAAAAGGCATGGCTTCCATGCACTGTTCGGCCAACGTAGGTGAAGAAGGAGATGTTGCCCTTTTCTTCGGTCTTTCCGGAACCGGGAAAACAACTTTATCCGCTGATCCGAAAAGATACCTGATCGGTGACGACGAGCATGGCTGGGACAACAACGGAGTTTTCAACTACGAAGGAGGATGCTACGCGAAAGTAATCGACCTTTCCGCAGAAAAAGAGCCGGATATCTTCAGAGCGATCAAAAGAGATGCGCTTCTTGAAAATGTTGTCGTGAACAACGGCATTTCCGATTACACCGACGGCTCGATCACCGAAAATACACGGGTTTCTTATCCGATTTATCATATCAATAAAATCGTATTGCCTTCAAAAGCAGGGCATGCGAAAAAAATCGTTTACCTCTCAGCAGATGCTTTCGGGGTATTGCCTCCGGTTTCCATACTGGATGAAAATCAGGCACAATACCACTTCCTTTGCGGGTATACCTCAAAATTAGCAGGAACGGAAAGAGGGATTACCGAGCCGGAACCATCTTTCTCACCGGCGTTTGGAGAAGCTTTCTTAACTTTGCACCCGACCATGTATTCTAAAACCTTAATTGGGAAAATGAAAGAACACGGCGCAAAAGCATATCTGGTAAACACCGGTTGGAACGGTACCGGAAAAAGAATTTCCCTAAAAGATACAAGAGCGATCATCGATGCCATTATAGACGGTTCTATTGAAAACGCTCCGAAAACAAGAATCCCGATCATGAACCTGGAAATACCTACCGAACTGCCGAATGTTTCCGAAGGAATTCTGGATCCAAGAGACACCTACAGCAATGCCGGTGAATGGGAAGAAAAAGCAAGAGACCTTGCCGCAAAATACATCAAGAACTTTGAACAGTACTGCAATACGGAAGATGGTAAAAAATTAATTCCTTCTGGTCCGCAATTACAAACGCAGACAACCAATTAA
- a CDS encoding DUF6660 family protein: MNLLRFLLAFYFIALSLMPCEDLHKESGSAQTQLSFLSEGSHSKDKGDICSPLCTCNCCQITVTAFKINALLEAPAKIPSYFSKKIFFRKNDFAYQVYDHIWQPPKI, encoded by the coding sequence ATGAACCTCCTCAGATTTTTACTTGCATTCTATTTCATCGCATTGTCACTGATGCCGTGTGAAGATCTGCATAAAGAATCAGGTTCTGCGCAGACACAGCTTTCTTTTTTATCGGAGGGCTCTCATTCTAAAGATAAAGGCGATATCTGCTCCCCTTTATGTACCTGCAACTGCTGCCAGATTACGGTAACTGCTTTTAAAATAAATGCTCTACTGGAAGCTCCGGCAAAAATTCCTTCATACTTTTCAAAAAAAATCTTTTTCCGTAAAAACGATTTCGCATATCAGGTCTACGACCATATCTGGCAGCCGCCTAAGATTTAA
- a CDS encoding LysM peptidoglycan-binding domain-containing protein translates to MIKRFFILSSLCMVLGVAAQRSHTVVKGDTPYNIAKRYGLTVDELLKMNPAVKDGKLALGDVLTVKNEKAAAASPKTAASSRPAGNAQTGKIILQPKQTIYGITKQYRISETDLRKLNPELDSHMKIGDEVTLPLESIKKYGGDQQNTAVTVAPASKPVETVVETPVAVASEDQYVVQQKDNYYRISRQFNISKEELFALNPGLEERGLKPGEAIKIKKAGSKSTGADVFGENAKTKVDTENERSSSNTTTFEADDYVTYTVQQGDTVFSIVNKFGITIDELVALNPELSRGLRSGMVLKIKKLDPAYVKKSGDALSVVMMLPFGYSTGETQYRSMALDFLTGAKLAIERNAANGQKLDIKIVDSGNEASFRNSLTQINPNNTDLIIGPFFKSNVVDVLDFTKSQKIPIVAPFANSPELYNYSNLIIVETNDQTYADKIVDEVKATFSDQKIYIVADPKKENANYIKAGLEKILKNPAISIVNTPADIQLDQNMMTGQSAPVIAILANESDATAEAFANKVIALSKEVQGVKAFSMHYAPVFEKKVDDLSQAHLVYLMDRKVNTEGSFEKEILAAYKNKYCKTPPKFAIVGFDIVNDMLTRENKKGEIFKQMNKVQTQLATKFEFVKSKANGAYVNTGYRVIRLLP, encoded by the coding sequence ATGATAAAGAGGTTTTTTATACTATCCAGTTTATGTATGGTTTTGGGTGTCGCTGCCCAAAGATCGCATACCGTTGTAAAAGGAGATACTCCTTACAATATTGCAAAAAGATACGGACTTACGGTAGACGAACTGTTGAAAATGAATCCGGCAGTGAAAGACGGAAAGCTTGCACTGGGGGATGTCTTAACTGTTAAAAATGAAAAAGCCGCAGCCGCATCTCCAAAAACGGCAGCTTCTTCCAGACCGGCAGGCAATGCCCAGACCGGAAAAATTATTCTTCAGCCGAAACAAACCATCTATGGAATTACAAAACAGTACCGCATTTCTGAAACCGATCTTCGGAAGCTGAATCCGGAGTTGGATTCCCATATGAAAATCGGGGATGAAGTGACGCTTCCTCTGGAAAGTATAAAAAAATACGGCGGAGACCAGCAAAATACTGCAGTTACCGTTGCTCCTGCATCAAAACCTGTAGAAACAGTTGTTGAAACTCCTGTTGCCGTTGCATCGGAAGATCAATATGTCGTTCAGCAGAAAGATAATTATTACAGGATCTCAAGACAGTTCAATATTTCCAAGGAAGAATTGTTTGCCTTAAATCCCGGATTGGAAGAAAGAGGATTAAAACCCGGCGAAGCGATTAAAATAAAAAAAGCAGGCAGCAAAAGTACAGGTGCTGATGTTTTCGGGGAAAATGCAAAGACAAAAGTGGATACGGAAAACGAAAGATCCTCATCCAATACAACCACTTTCGAAGCTGATGACTATGTAACGTATACCGTTCAGCAGGGAGATACCGTCTTCTCTATCGTTAATAAATTCGGAATTACCATCGATGAGCTTGTTGCCTTAAACCCGGAGCTTTCCAGAGGATTGAGGTCGGGAATGGTTTTAAAAATAAAAAAGCTGGATCCGGCTTACGTGAAGAAAAGCGGTGATGCGTTAAGCGTTGTTATGATGCTGCCATTCGGATACAGCACGGGTGAAACCCAGTACCGTTCCATGGCATTGGATTTCCTAACAGGTGCAAAACTTGCCATTGAAAGAAACGCAGCCAACGGGCAGAAGCTGGATATTAAGATCGTAGATTCAGGAAACGAAGCATCGTTCAGGAATTCGCTTACCCAGATAAACCCTAATAATACGGATTTAATTATCGGCCCATTCTTCAAATCGAATGTAGTGGATGTTCTAGACTTTACAAAAAGCCAGAAAATCCCGATTGTCGCTCCGTTTGCCAATTCTCCGGAATTGTATAACTACAGCAACCTGATTATTGTGGAAACCAATGATCAGACGTATGCCGATAAAATCGTGGATGAAGTAAAAGCTACATTCTCCGATCAGAAAATATACATCGTTGCCGATCCCAAAAAGGAAAATGCCAACTACATCAAGGCCGGTCTTGAAAAAATATTAAAAAATCCTGCTATCAGCATCGTAAATACACCGGCGGATATCCAGCTGGATCAGAATATGATGACAGGACAGTCGGCTCCGGTAATTGCCATTCTTGCTAACGAGAGCGATGCGACGGCAGAAGCTTTTGCCAACAAGGTAATCGCTTTATCTAAGGAAGTGCAGGGTGTAAAGGCATTCAGTATGCATTATGCCCCGGTGTTCGAGAAAAAAGTGGATGATCTCAGCCAGGCTCACCTGGTTTATCTGATGGACAGAAAGGTGAATACGGAAGGAAGCTTTGAAAAAGAAATCCTTGCGGCCTATAAAAACAAATACTGCAAGACCCCTCCTAAGTTTGCCATCGTAGGTTTTGATATAGTAAACGATATGCTGACCAGGGAGAATAAAAAAGGGGAAATCTTTAAACAGATGAATAAGGTACAGACGCAGCTGGCGACAAAGTTTGAGTTTGTAAAATCCAAAGCAAACGGTGCGTATGTAAATACAGGCTACCGCGTGATCAGATTACTTCCATAA